The Equus asinus isolate D_3611 breed Donkey chromosome 22, EquAss-T2T_v2, whole genome shotgun sequence genome has a segment encoding these proteins:
- the LOC123279887 gene encoding killer cell lectin-like receptor subfamily I member 1 isoform X2 gives MLKNKQNKDVANKQEVTYTELKFPKSQQKQRIPKTDQSNVISSEEQVKFMELKFTSSHLQHERRFARKKRKVFFTREEQNQKIALIPSLPSKNGECSCDLCSSHWIGFGNSCYHHSSELKTWPESHAACAKLNSHLLKIDINEELEILSIFQMKGWIGLKINETNGFWLWEDGIKGIQSVLKFLKGDNHSCAYIEGKYVYADDCSSRKSYVCEFSI, from the exons AtgcttaaaaataagcaaaacaaagatGTTGCAAACAAGCAAGAGGTAACATACACAGAATTGAAATTTCCCAAGTCTCAACAGAAGCAAAGAATACCCAAGACAGACCAGAGCAATGTCATATCAAGTGAAGAGCAAGTAAAGTTCATGGAACTGAAATTTACCTCTTCTCATCTACAGCACGAAAGAAGGTttgctaggaaaaaaagaaaag TATTTTTTACCAGAGAAGAGCAAAACCAAAAAATAGCACTTATTCCCAGTCTACCTTCTAAAAATGGTG aatgtTCCTGTGATCTTTGTTCAAGTCACTGGATTGGATTTGGAAATAGCTGTTATCATCATTCCAGTGAACTCAAAACCTGGCCAGAGAGCCATGCTGCCTGTGCCAAGCTGAATTCCCATCTTCTGAAGATAGATATCAATGAAGAGCTG GAAATCTTATCAATCTTTCAAATGAAAGGATGGATAGGTctcaaaatcaatgaaacaaatggGTTCTGGTTATGGGAAGATGGCATCAAAGGGATCCAAAGTGT attaaaatttctgaaaggaGATAACCATAGCTGTGCatatatagaaggaaaatatgtttATGCGGATGACTGTTCATCTCGGAAAAGTTATGTCTGCGAGTTTAGTATTTAG
- the LOC123279887 gene encoding killer cell lectin-like receptor subfamily I member 1 isoform X1: MLKNKQNKDVANKQEVTYTELKFPKSQQKQRIPKTDQSNVISSEEQVKFMELKFTSSHLQHERRFARKKRKAWQATTGSLGVLCIILVTTVGVLLANLFFTREEQNQKIALIPSLPSKNGECSCDLCSSHWIGFGNSCYHHSSELKTWPESHAACAKLNSHLLKIDINEELEILSIFQMKGWIGLKINETNGFWLWEDGIKGIQSVLKFLKGDNHSCAYIEGKYVYADDCSSRKSYVCEFSI; this comes from the exons AtgcttaaaaataagcaaaacaaagatGTTGCAAACAAGCAAGAGGTAACATACACAGAATTGAAATTTCCCAAGTCTCAACAGAAGCAAAGAATACCCAAGACAGACCAGAGCAATGTCATATCAAGTGAAGAGCAAGTAAAGTTCATGGAACTGAAATTTACCTCTTCTCATCTACAGCACGAAAGAAGGTttgctaggaaaaaaagaaaag CATGGCAAGCAACAACTGGGAGTCTAGGGGTCTTGTGTATAATCTTGGTGACAACAGTGGGTGTCTTGCTTGCAAACT TATTTTTTACCAGAGAAGAGCAAAACCAAAAAATAGCACTTATTCCCAGTCTACCTTCTAAAAATGGTG aatgtTCCTGTGATCTTTGTTCAAGTCACTGGATTGGATTTGGAAATAGCTGTTATCATCATTCCAGTGAACTCAAAACCTGGCCAGAGAGCCATGCTGCCTGTGCCAAGCTGAATTCCCATCTTCTGAAGATAGATATCAATGAAGAGCTG GAAATCTTATCAATCTTTCAAATGAAAGGATGGATAGGTctcaaaatcaatgaaacaaatggGTTCTGGTTATGGGAAGATGGCATCAAAGGGATCCAAAGTGT attaaaatttctgaaaggaGATAACCATAGCTGTGCatatatagaaggaaaatatgtttATGCGGATGACTGTTCATCTCGGAAAAGTTATGTCTGCGAGTTTAGTATTTAG